ccggcggcggcggcggcggcggcggcggcggcggcggcggcggggggcgccTCCGTCCCGGGGCTGTGCGCTGTGGGCTCCCGGGtggggggctgctgctggggggtgGGCAACGTCTCGCTGGACTCGGGGCAGATGGCCTCGTTGCGCAGCGAGCGCAGCAGGCGGCCGGCGTGCTTGGACGGCGAGTCGCACGTGATCTCGTTGACCACCACGCTGGTGCTCGACAGCTCCATCCAGTTCTTGAGCGCCACGAGGTCGCACGTGCAGTCCCACGGGTTCTCCTGCAGGTCGATCTGGATGAAGGCCGACAGCTGGTCCAGCACGCCCCGCACCGGGAGCCGGGAGAAGTGGTTGTTCCTCAGGTTGAGGCGGGTCAGCATGGTGCCCCCGAACACGCCGTCGGGGAGGGCGCGCAGCAGGTTGTTGTTGAGGAAGAGCAGCTGCAGGTTGTGCAGGTCGTTGAAGGTCTGCGGGAGGATCTCCTTGACGATGTTGTACTCCAGGTACAGATACTGCAGCGACTGCAGGCCCACGAAGAGCGAGTGCGAGAGGGACTCGATGTAGTTCCCGTTCAGGTACAACCGCCTCAGGTTGGTCAGGTTCTCGAAGGCCCCCTGCTGGATCACGGCGATCCTGTTGTTGCCCAGGTGCAGCAGTTCAAGCGAACTGTATTCGGTCAAATCGTTCCTGTAGATCACTTGCAAGTAATTACCGGTGAGATGGAGCTTCTTTGGGTAGGAGGGCTTGGGGTTCAGCTCGCTAATGTTATGCAACTTCCGCTCCTGGCAGTTGATGTTTAAGCCGCTCTCGGGGTTCTGGGACGTGCAAACGCACACGCTGGGGCACAGCATTGGCACGGGTGAGCGCGTCTGGTACACCATGATGGGCCCAAAGACGTGTTTGTCCTTTGAGTTGACGCGCGGGGTGGGCCTGTGGCGCATCTTAGGGGGGCGGGAGGCTTTAGGGATGCGGGTGGGGGTAATCATGCCCGGTAGGAAGGTGGGGGGTGGCGGCCCCCCTTGGATGTGTGAGTCGGAGGGGGGGTGGATAACGCGCTCCCCGGCGTTCCTACGTGGACACAGATCCTGCTTGATAAGCTGAGTAATATCCTTACCGTGCAGCCTGAACGGCGTTTCACACACGATGTCGCCCACAAACACGGAAATAGTGTCCAGCCAAGACTTGAGGGGAATTAAATCGCAGGTACAGTTCCATGGGTTCTCCTCCAGCTGGATTTCCATGATCCCACCGATGTGCTCCAAAACCCCGGCGAACGGCAGCGTCTTCAGCCTGTTGCCACGTAAATCCAAGTGTGTGAGGAGCACAAAACGGAACACATTGGTGGGCAACGACAGCAGCAGGTTATCGTTGAGAATGAGCACTTTGAGTTTGTTCAGTTTACTGAAGGCGCCGGGCTCGATGGCGCTGATGTAATTATAGTCAGCCTGCAAATACTCCAAGCTCTCCAGTCCTGCGAACGTGTCCTCTTTAATGACCTCCAAGTTGTTGTTATTCAGATGAAGTCTCTTCAGGTACCGGAGTCCGTTAAAAGCCCCCGTGCGGATGTCCTGCAGGCCGTTGTTTCCCAGGTGCAGCGACGTGACATTCCCATAATGGACAAACTCGTTGGCGTGGAGCCGAGAGAGAAAGTTGCCGTTGAGGAAAAGCTGGGAGATTTTATTCGGGGGTGCTTGAAACAGACTGACAGTCGTAAAGCCTTTATTCTCACAGTTGATGTTTAAAAGGTTTTCCCTCTCTTCACAGGGACAACGATTTTTGCAGATGTCTTTGGaagccgaagttttgcggctcTCCGTCTTGGAGGAGGACAGAGTGGAGACAGTGAGGACGCTCAGTAGAAGAACGCCGTTCAGCATTTTTACAACCAAAAAAGGTGGC
The window above is part of the Gadus macrocephalus chromosome 10, ASM3116895v1 genome. Proteins encoded here:
- the slitrk2 gene encoding SLIT and NTRK-like protein 2 — protein: MLNGVLLLSVLTVSTLSSSKTESRKTSASKDICKNRCPCEERENLLNINCENKGFTTVSLFQAPPNKISQLFLNGNFLSRLHANEFVHYGNVTSLHLGNNGLQDIRTGAFNGLRYLKRLHLNNNNLEVIKEDTFAGLESLEYLQADYNYISAIEPGAFSKLNKLKVLILNDNLLLSLPTNVFRFVLLTHLDLRGNRLKTLPFAGVLEHIGGIMEIQLEENPWNCTCDLIPLKSWLDTISVFVGDIVCETPFRLHGKDITQLIKQDLCPRRNAGERVIHPPSDSHIQGGPPPPTFLPGMITPTRIPKASRPPKMRHRPTPRVNSKDKHVFGPIMVYQTRSPVPMLCPSVCVCTSQNPESGLNINCQERKLHNISELNPKPSYPKKLHLTGNYLQVIYRNDLTEYSSLELLHLGNNRIAVIQQGAFENLTNLRRLYLNGNYIESLSHSLFVGLQSLQYLYLEYNIVKEILPQTFNDLHNLQLLFLNNNLLRALPDGVFGGTMLTRLNLRNNHFSRLPVRGVLDQLSAFIQIDLQENPWDCTCDLVALKNWMELSSTSVVVNEITCDSPSKHAGRLLRSLRNEAICPESSETLPTPQQQPPTREPTAHSPGTEAPPAAAAAAAAAAAAAGSSPSSSPSSSSSTTYSPPPPTESHLYPPELHPEVPLSVLILGLLVVFILSVCFGAGLFVFVLRRRKGMEHVPAGGNSLDLNSFQVQYGSYAAEPAPDKSSESHVYNYIPPPMGSMCQNPIYMQKDGEQVAFYRNLKELSFGPLDAKKDERLARSPGAYAISTVDFMDKSLAQCGVAVAPEPPELLYQNLAERSHKELPAAGGLPPFSYNFCTLPKRPCIVPPYEAASVRRLPANQERLNKTVLYGTPRKYYGAEQPSKNNDHPLLLPGKLKTDQPDYLEVLEKHTAMSQL